One part of the Lytechinus pictus isolate F3 Inbred chromosome 3, Lp3.0, whole genome shotgun sequence genome encodes these proteins:
- the LOC129257209 gene encoding cholinesterase 1-like — MGSILQFSTFLHVTITLSSCVSGQAVGNPVITLNGGDKLEGITIPYSESQFLNLSKSIDAFLGVPFAQPPVGDRRFANPVPIDIQGTYNATYSRAECPQLTPLTDLPGIEIGREVNEDCLYLSIYTPSPKPTSLAPVFVWIHGGGYMIGGGSELIYQPLPMVALSDIIVVNVNYRLGAFGYFTSGDDVAKGNYGMLDQVMALQWVQDNIAAFGGDPMKITIGGESAGGSSVNLLSLSPLTDGLFQQTIMQSGNALCPWSWTTNERGVRAGRELAMSLGCSIDDSSTMVACLREVPERNLTQAMVTISSALSSPVVDGYFLLDTPLELINRRQFKVQPTLMGTNEDEGASGALSLFPGTARSETPPLMNISFFRSLIQSQTYNDATDIELAAIENEYVDWSVADDPNGNQIDGFIRLGTDIDFACPTEYLARALESAGADVYRYEMTHDPSWSVYAGIPKWLGAAHAEDLQYVFTWGLNPAPIAQIVGQSDEEKALSVQFVRYWANFVISGNPNGPLDTGDYPEWPRYTMPGQEYKKLSLDMANDRAMRASQCALWRNFLPGLRIQADPADDIYEDWQDQFERWKTIDLPSWTIEFENYKQSNSCPTDVP, encoded by the exons ATGGGGTctattttacaattttcaacatttctACATGTTACAATTACTCTGTCCTCTTGTGTCTCTGGTCAAGCTGTTGGCAACCCAGTAATCACTCTTAATGGAGGGGATAAGTTAGAAGGGATCACCATACCATACAGTGAATCCCAATTCTTAAACTTGAGTAAATCGATTGATGCTTTCCTTGGGGTGCCGTTCGCTCAACCTCCTGTCGGAGATCGCCGGTTCGCCAATCCGGTACCAATCGACATCCAGGGCACCTATAATGCGACTTATAGCAGGGCCGAGTGTCCTCAACTAACTCCTTTGACTGATCTACCTGGAATTGAGATAGGTCGAGAAGTTAATGAAGATTGCCTCTACTTGAGCATCTACACACCATCCCCGAAG CCGACATCCTTGGCTCCTGTGTTTGTATGGATACATGGAGGTGGCTACATGATCGGGGGTGGATCTGAACTTATTTACCAGCCTCTACCTATGGTCGCACTCTCAGATATTATTGTTGTCAATGTCAATTATAGACTGGGAGCATTCGGCTATtttacatcag GTGATGATGTGGCTAAAGGTAATTATGGGATGTTGGATCAGGTTATGGCTCTTCAGTGGGTTCAAGATAACATAGCTG CTTTTGGTGGAGATCCCATGAAGATAACGATAGGAGGAGAAAGTGCTGGTGGATCTAGCGTCAACTTATTGTCCTTATCACCTCTTACTGATGGGCTTTTCCAACAGACAATAATGCAG AGTGGCAACGCACTTTGCCCTTGGTCTTGGACGACAAATGAACGTGGAGTAAGAGCAGGACGAGAACTCGCCATGTCTCTAGGCTGTTCGATCGATGACAGTTCAACAATGGTTGCTTGCTTGCGAGAAGTACCTGAACGAAACCTGACCCAAGCTATGGTT ACCATCTCATCAGCGCTCTCTTCGCCTGTAGTCGATGGTTACTTTCTATTGGACACTCCCTTGGAGTTGATCAATCGCCGTCAGTTTAAGGTACAACCTACCCTGATGGGTACAAACGAGGATGAGGGTGCGAGTGGCGCCTTGAGTCTGTTTCCTGGCACAGCTCGTTCAGAAACACCCCCTCTCATGAACATCTCATTCTTTAG AAGCCTTATACAATCTCAGACGTACAACGACGCAACCGACATTGAGCTTGCTGCCATTGAGAACGAGTACGTTGATTGGTCCGTGGCCGATGATCCAAACGGAAATCAAATCGATGGGTTCATACGACTAGGTACCGATATCGATTTTGCCTGTCCAACGGAGTATTTGGCCCGAGCATTAGAATCAGCCGGGGCTGATGTTTATCGATACGAGATGACACACGACCCATCATGGTCGGTATATGCAG GTATTCCAAAGTGGTTGGGGGCAGCACACGCAGAGGACCTTCAATACGTCTTCACATGGGGTTTGAATCCTGCACCTATCGCCCAAATCGTTGGTCAATCTGACGAAGAAAAAGCATTGTCCGTTCAATTTGTTCGTTACTGGGCAAACTTTGTGATATCAGG GAACCCTAATGGACCATTAGACACTGGAGACTACCCAGAATGGCCAAGATATACAATGCCTGGTCAAGAATACAAGAAGTTATCTTTGGATATGGCAAATGACCGTGCGATGAGAGCATCGCAGTGTGCGCTATGGAGGAACTTTCTTCCAGGTCTCAGAATCCAAGCAG ATCCTGCTGATGATATCTACGAAGATTGGCAGGACCAGTTTGAAAGATGGAAGACTATTGATCTACCATCCTGGACGATTGAGTTTGAAAATTACAAACAAAGTAATTCTTGCCCGACAGATGTGCCATAA